One window from the genome of Synechococcus sp. PROS-7-1 encodes:
- a CDS encoding SDR family oxidoreductase, whose product MPSVLITGASRGIGQAAAKAFASAGWDLLLVSRSEAALQSLKAELSASGSRVVYRAIDLTDPSVIAPGLEELLNQGLRPSVLINNAGAAWTGDLLAMPLDRWEWLMQLNLTSVFQVCAAVVPAMRPAGGLVINVSSHAARNAFPGWGAYCTVKAALASFTRCLAEEERGNGIRACTLTLGAVNTSLWDSPTVDSTFDRRAMLPVNQAAAALLHLAQQPATQVVEDLTLMPATGAF is encoded by the coding sequence TTGCCTTCCGTACTGATTACAGGTGCATCCCGCGGGATTGGTCAAGCTGCTGCCAAGGCCTTTGCATCAGCTGGATGGGATCTTCTGCTTGTTTCTCGAAGTGAGGCAGCGCTTCAGTCCCTCAAGGCTGAGCTGTCGGCCAGCGGTTCCCGAGTTGTCTATCGAGCCATCGACCTCACCGATCCTTCCGTGATCGCTCCAGGTCTCGAGGAGCTCCTCAACCAGGGTCTTCGCCCGTCGGTTTTGATCAACAATGCGGGTGCTGCCTGGACGGGAGACTTGCTCGCCATGCCGCTTGATCGCTGGGAGTGGTTGATGCAGCTCAACCTCACCAGCGTTTTTCAGGTCTGTGCTGCAGTTGTTCCAGCCATGCGTCCCGCTGGCGGACTGGTCATCAATGTGAGCAGTCACGCGGCGCGAAACGCTTTTCCTGGTTGGGGGGCCTACTGCACGGTTAAAGCTGCTCTTGCCAGCTTCACCCGCTGCTTGGCTGAGGAGGAGCGAGGAAATGGGATCCGCGCCTGCACGCTCACGCTCGGAGCTGTGAATACGTCACTGTGGGACTCTCCTACGGTCGACAGCACTTTCGACCGCCGTGCCATGCTTCCCGTAAATCAGGCAGCTGCCGCACTCCTGCATCTTGCTCAGCAACCTGCCACTCAGGTCGTCGAAGACCTCACTCTGATGCCGGCCACCGGCGCTTTCTGA
- the folE gene encoding GTP cyclohydrolase I, translating into MTSTLPVSTNGNGSVSQNGKLSALESRVSERIRARLRERDVSFLANDNVADHLLPGELDALQVEVADRVRDLLNALVIDIENDHNTAETAERVAKMYLHEVFKGRYHQQPKVASFPNVKKLDEIYTVGPITVRSACSHHLVPIMGNCWIGIKPGERVIGLSKFTRVADWVFSRPHIQEEAVMILADEIERLCKPQGLGIIIKAQHYCMKWRGVKEPQTSMVNSVVRGDFRHDPSLKQEFFELVRQQEALLST; encoded by the coding sequence ATGACTTCCACCCTTCCTGTCTCCACCAACGGCAACGGATCTGTATCTCAGAACGGAAAGCTCTCTGCGCTGGAGTCCCGAGTTTCTGAGCGTATCCGTGCGCGACTAAGGGAACGGGATGTGTCGTTCCTTGCCAATGACAATGTGGCAGATCATCTGCTTCCCGGGGAACTCGATGCATTGCAGGTTGAGGTGGCGGACCGCGTCCGAGATCTTCTCAATGCTCTTGTGATCGACATCGAGAACGATCACAACACGGCTGAAACAGCTGAGCGGGTGGCGAAGATGTATCTACACGAAGTCTTCAAAGGCCGTTATCACCAGCAGCCCAAAGTGGCCAGCTTCCCCAATGTGAAAAAGCTGGATGAAATTTATACGGTTGGACCTATCACTGTGCGTTCGGCTTGTTCACACCACTTGGTGCCCATCATGGGCAACTGCTGGATTGGTATCAAGCCTGGAGAGAGGGTGATTGGTCTTTCTAAGTTCACCCGTGTTGCTGACTGGGTGTTTTCAAGACCTCATATCCAGGAAGAGGCAGTGATGATTCTTGCTGATGAAATTGAGCGACTTTGTAAGCCACAGGGGTTGGGAATCATCATCAAAGCCCAGCACTACTGCATGAAATGGCGGGGTGTGAAAGAACCGCAGACCAGCATGGTGAATTCAGTCGTCCGGGGCGATTTTCGTCATGATCCCAGCCTCAAGCAAGAGTTCTTCGAGCTCGTGCGACAGCAGGAAGCGCTCCTCAGTACTTGA
- a CDS encoding phosphoribosylanthranilate isomerase, producing the protein MVGQALHLKICGLTDSTQACAIASMGVQAIGVIGVEGTPRCVAPEKRREIYAKLTSQSDVERVWVAADPADNELDDVLSGQGTPSVVQLHGQESAARCAELRAKHPSIRWWKALRLRDDADLEAIHCYSHQVDALLIDAWSSNQLGGTGHQLNPIWLDRVQTHLTGGAPWWLAGGICAEWVPKLDRIHPFGLDASSRLEISPGVKDLERVQALVQSLEDRTLRLG; encoded by the coding sequence ATGGTGGGCCAGGCCCTGCACCTCAAGATCTGCGGTCTGACCGACAGCACGCAAGCTTGCGCCATCGCTTCGATGGGAGTGCAGGCCATCGGCGTGATCGGCGTGGAGGGAACCCCTCGCTGCGTTGCTCCCGAGAAGCGCAGGGAGATTTACGCCAAGCTGACTTCGCAATCAGATGTTGAGCGCGTCTGGGTGGCGGCTGACCCCGCCGACAATGAACTTGATGACGTATTGAGCGGCCAGGGCACGCCGTCGGTGGTTCAGCTCCATGGCCAGGAATCGGCAGCACGCTGCGCGGAACTCCGCGCCAAACATCCGAGCATCCGCTGGTGGAAGGCCCTGCGCCTCCGTGATGATGCGGATCTCGAGGCGATTCACTGCTACTCCCATCAGGTGGATGCGCTACTCATTGATGCTTGGAGCTCCAATCAGCTAGGGGGAACAGGGCACCAGCTGAACCCGATCTGGCTTGATCGCGTGCAAACGCACCTCACGGGGGGAGCTCCCTGGTGGCTTGCTGGCGGAATCTGTGCGGAATGGGTGCCGAAGCTCGACAGGATTCATCCCTTCGGCCTTGATGCGTCCAGTCGGTTGGAAATCAGCCCTGGAGTGAAAGATCTCGAACGTGTGCAAGCACTTGTGCAATCTCTTGAAGACAGAACTCTCAGGCTCGGATAG
- a CDS encoding site-2 protease family protein, with the protein MGDGWQLMRIGGIPLRVHPSWFIILVLFTLAFQSEVAQLPEAQGLVWASWLTGFLTALLLFVSVLLHELGHSVMAIREGVKVSSITLFLLGGVARVEKECPTPMGALRVAAAGPAVSLLLAAALLASMQAAVQVNPLLGNLVAKLGWLNLILALFNLLPGLPLDGGLILKALVWQWTGSQRRGIQVATASGRFLSLLAMVIGFWLIFKGAVWPGLWLVMLGWFGMGASRSQTQTLALQQVLQNETVGKTASRRFRVVEADQPLRTLSQMRLGAVESDDPRLSDWVLVCRNGRWVGFITDQPLRDLPVQQWDRQTISDHLQPLELLPSIQQSSPLWKAVLALEQSDQGRLLVLGPAGLPDGTLDRSELGEAVLRGLAVKLPDAMLESSRRNNTYPLGLPLLQVVNSMQASGLLKRQA; encoded by the coding sequence TTGGGTGATGGCTGGCAACTGATGCGTATCGGTGGCATCCCACTGCGGGTCCATCCCAGCTGGTTCATCATTTTGGTTCTGTTCACCCTGGCCTTCCAGAGTGAAGTGGCTCAGCTTCCTGAAGCGCAAGGGCTTGTTTGGGCCAGCTGGTTGACGGGTTTCCTGACCGCTCTTCTGCTGTTTGTTTCCGTTCTGTTGCATGAGCTGGGACATTCGGTGATGGCGATCCGCGAGGGCGTCAAGGTCAGCAGCATCACCCTGTTCCTGCTCGGGGGTGTGGCCAGAGTTGAAAAGGAATGTCCCACGCCGATGGGAGCCTTGCGGGTCGCTGCGGCAGGTCCGGCTGTGAGTCTGCTTCTTGCTGCAGCTCTGCTGGCCAGCATGCAGGCAGCCGTACAGGTGAACCCGCTGCTGGGAAATCTGGTCGCAAAGCTCGGTTGGCTCAACCTGATCCTTGCTCTGTTCAACCTTCTGCCTGGTTTGCCTCTTGATGGTGGCTTGATCCTTAAGGCCCTTGTTTGGCAGTGGACCGGCAGTCAACGCAGAGGCATCCAGGTGGCAACGGCCAGCGGACGTTTCCTGTCGCTGTTGGCGATGGTGATTGGGTTTTGGTTGATCTTTAAAGGCGCCGTTTGGCCAGGCCTCTGGTTGGTGATGCTCGGCTGGTTTGGCATGGGTGCCTCCCGCAGCCAAACCCAAACCCTCGCTTTGCAGCAGGTTCTTCAAAACGAGACTGTCGGCAAGACGGCCTCCCGTCGTTTTCGTGTTGTTGAAGCCGATCAGCCCCTTCGCACGCTCAGTCAGATGAGGCTTGGGGCTGTGGAATCAGATGATCCCCGCCTTTCCGACTGGGTTCTGGTCTGCAGGAACGGTCGATGGGTCGGCTTCATCACCGATCAACCCCTGAGGGACCTCCCCGTACAGCAATGGGATCGTCAGACGATCAGCGATCATCTCCAGCCTTTGGAGCTCTTGCCGTCCATCCAACAGTCATCGCCTCTTTGGAAGGCGGTCCTCGCTTTGGAGCAGAGTGATCAGGGGCGTTTGCTTGTGCTTGGCCCTGCAGGACTCCCTGATGGCACCCTTGATCGCAGTGAGCTTGGTGAGGCCGTGCTTCGTGGATTGGCCGTGAAGCTTCCTGATGCCATGTTGGAAAGCTCGAGGCGCAATAACACCTACCCCCTTGGTCTGCCCCTGCTGCAAGTGGTCAACAGCATGCAGGCGTCAGGACTTCTCAAACGTCAGGCCTGA
- a CDS encoding lipoate--protein ligase family protein, whose translation MTLSASCPSGGRRPARLVPTQIRSGAEQMALDTLLLEQSCSGAADALILRFYQWSRPTLSLGRHQGPPTDQWRQLAASGDLDLVRRPSGGGAVLHAGGLTYALVWADPPRQRRQAYTQVNHCLQEGLQALGLDLQPGIDPSERIVADCFAQSTTADLVDPFGSKRIGSAQFWKRGHLLQHGEIPLNPPQGLWEAVFATSPPCWSPSAPSAASLELALNQAFQKLNPGLNWRDEGLSPDEIHRMDKLTTDYRLEPDQA comes from the coding sequence ATGACGCTGTCTGCATCTTGCCCGTCCGGCGGACGCCGCCCAGCCAGGCTTGTGCCGACCCAGATCCGCAGCGGTGCTGAACAGATGGCCCTCGACACCCTGCTTCTCGAGCAGAGCTGCAGCGGCGCTGCTGATGCCCTGATTCTGCGTTTCTATCAATGGAGTCGCCCCACCCTCTCCTTAGGACGCCACCAGGGTCCCCCAACCGACCAGTGGCGACAGCTTGCCGCCTCCGGTGACTTGGATTTGGTACGGCGCCCAAGCGGAGGTGGCGCCGTCCTGCATGCAGGCGGACTCACCTATGCCCTGGTCTGGGCCGATCCTCCCCGTCAACGCCGGCAGGCTTATACCCAGGTGAACCACTGCCTTCAAGAGGGATTGCAGGCCCTGGGCCTCGATCTCCAACCAGGGATAGATCCGTCAGAAAGGATCGTTGCTGACTGTTTCGCCCAGTCCACAACAGCCGATCTGGTCGACCCCTTTGGCAGCAAACGCATCGGTAGTGCCCAATTCTGGAAACGGGGTCACCTGCTGCAGCACGGGGAAATCCCCCTGAATCCGCCTCAAGGCCTCTGGGAGGCTGTTTTTGCGACCTCTCCCCCCTGTTGGTCGCCCTCGGCACCCTCGGCAGCAAGCCTTGAGCTCGCTCTGAACCAGGCGTTCCAAAAGCTCAACCCAGGTCTGAATTGGCGCGACGAGGGACTATCCCCAGACGAGATTCATCGGATGGACAAGCTCACAACCGATTACCGCCTTGAACCAGATCAGGCCTGA
- a CDS encoding sulfite exporter TauE/SafE family protein — translation MAAMTLAEGLVVLPMGLLAGALAGLLGIGGGLIFAPLLLWMGLTPHQALATSTFAIVPTAIGGSFTHWRSRSLPLKPGLVIGLTAFATALIFSRLGGGVAGWHLLALQALLYLVLAGSIRADREEAPPSDGQDLSLWGLSAVGSVAGLAGGLLGLGGGLLMVPLMVSGLSMPIRQAIRLSTLAVACSASAASLQFLQEGRGLASMGLLLGGVAAVSAQWTASRLDRVRPGTLAWLLRLLALVLAIDSGRRAIALALPLN, via the coding sequence ATGGCAGCGATGACATTGGCAGAAGGTCTAGTGGTTCTGCCGATGGGACTGCTCGCGGGAGCCCTGGCAGGCCTCCTGGGCATCGGCGGAGGCCTGATTTTCGCTCCTTTGCTGCTTTGGATGGGCCTCACTCCGCATCAGGCCCTGGCCACGAGCACCTTCGCCATTGTTCCCACCGCCATCGGCGGAAGTTTCACCCACTGGCGGAGCCGTTCCTTGCCGCTGAAGCCTGGCTTGGTGATTGGCTTGACGGCCTTCGCGACAGCGCTGATCTTCAGTCGTCTGGGGGGTGGGGTGGCCGGCTGGCACCTTTTGGCCCTGCAGGCTTTGTTGTATCTGGTGCTGGCCGGCTCCATCCGAGCCGATCGTGAGGAGGCTCCGCCGAGTGATGGTCAGGATCTATCTCTCTGGGGGTTGTCCGCAGTCGGTTCTGTGGCGGGTTTGGCCGGAGGACTGCTTGGTCTGGGGGGAGGGCTGTTGATGGTGCCCCTGATGGTGAGTGGACTGTCGATGCCCATCCGCCAAGCCATTCGACTGAGCACCTTGGCCGTGGCCTGTTCGGCCAGTGCAGCGTCGCTCCAGTTTCTGCAAGAGGGGCGAGGACTGGCTTCGATGGGGTTGCTGCTGGGAGGGGTCGCTGCTGTTTCGGCCCAGTGGACCGCATCCCGCTTGGATCGGGTCAGGCCAGGAACACTGGCCTGGCTTTTACGGCTTCTGGCCTTGGTGCTGGCCATCGACAGTGGCCGGCGAGCTATCGCCCTCGCGCTGCCTCTGAACTGA
- a CDS encoding L,D-transpeptidase has product MTLRTTNTPWCWLVLAAVLLQGCFRQSLPEQALTSPASAAATSLDSPLDTQPQTPLPPGQLGPNPELLASLSAAPLSLSAQRTERKRLDGERLWTLELHQDERLLARWEAVSGFTTSQSLDRRWSPGNGAPLPPGLYTLGLPEAWGDDIWFTLTPRFDTTRSGLGIHGCNPGSGCVCLPDRASLEALANWAKTVQIQTLTVLN; this is encoded by the coding sequence ATGACCCTGAGAACAACCAACACTCCCTGGTGCTGGCTCGTGCTGGCAGCAGTTCTTCTCCAGGGCTGCTTCAGGCAGTCGCTACCGGAGCAAGCCCTCACATCCCCCGCATCGGCGGCAGCCACCAGCCTGGATAGTCCCTTAGACACCCAACCGCAGACACCTCTGCCACCGGGGCAACTTGGTCCAAACCCAGAGCTCCTCGCCAGTCTGAGCGCAGCGCCCCTGTCCCTGTCGGCTCAGCGCACAGAGCGCAAACGTCTTGATGGAGAACGCCTCTGGACACTGGAGCTTCATCAAGACGAACGACTCCTGGCCCGCTGGGAGGCCGTGAGCGGATTCACCACCAGCCAATCCCTCGATCGCCGCTGGTCTCCAGGCAACGGAGCTCCCCTGCCCCCAGGCCTGTACACCCTGGGGCTGCCTGAAGCCTGGGGAGACGACATCTGGTTCACCCTGACGCCGCGCTTCGACACGACCCGCTCCGGATTGGGTATTCATGGTTGCAACCCCGGCAGTGGCTGCGTCTGTCTCCCGGATCGCGCCTCCTTAGAGGCCCTTGCGAACTGGGCCAAAACGGTCCAGATCCAGACACTCACTGTGTTGAATTAA
- a CDS encoding CRR6 family NdhI maturation factor, translating to MEAGCHQSSLTITAEAIQRLDLKALIPWMEQPLTKLLNDGAVLELNYEWPRAAEDPRELSECAEPRLWALRADARYPWLPLLLNRSKGCLIQHVAMLVPHDFRPSEGIRFDPQALELWITHRLMVLDQLGADAGVPGHQRGNLSLMAASLGFELDAGFWELLDQTR from the coding sequence ATGGAAGCCGGATGCCACCAGTCTTCGCTGACCATTACCGCAGAAGCGATCCAGCGACTGGATCTGAAGGCCCTCATTCCTTGGATGGAGCAGCCTCTAACCAAGCTGTTGAACGACGGAGCTGTTCTTGAACTGAACTATGAGTGGCCTCGAGCAGCGGAGGATCCTCGGGAACTGAGTGAATGCGCTGAACCCAGACTTTGGGCGTTAAGAGCTGACGCTCGCTATCCCTGGCTTCCCCTTCTGTTGAATCGCTCGAAGGGATGCCTCATTCAGCATGTGGCCATGCTCGTTCCCCATGATTTCCGCCCGAGCGAAGGAATCCGCTTCGATCCTCAAGCCCTCGAGCTCTGGATCACGCACCGGTTGATGGTTCTGGATCAGCTGGGGGCAGACGCAGGGGTTCCCGGACATCAACGCGGCAATCTCTCGCTAATGGCTGCAAGCCTCGGCTTCGAGCTCGACGCGGGCTTCTGGGAACTTCTGGACCAGACGCGATGA
- the psaM gene encoding photosystem I reaction center subunit XII, translating into MVSSITQTEIFIALVVAAHAGVLAVRLCVSLYRA; encoded by the coding sequence ATGGTCAGCTCCATCACCCAGACCGAAATCTTCATCGCTCTCGTGGTCGCTGCCCACGCAGGGGTGCTTGCGGTGCGTCTGTGCGTCAGCCTCTACCGCGCTTGA
- a CDS encoding protochlorophyllide reductase translates to MSMPGTVLITGTTSGVGLNATRALVSRGWTVITANRSPQRAAAAADELDLPKERLQHVLMDLGDLESVRQAVDALPETLDAVVCNAAVYKPKLKQPERSPQGYEISMATNHFGHFLLVQLLLGRLQNSSHPSKRVVILGTVTANSKELGGKIPIPAPADLGDLSGFEAGFKDPIAMASGKPFKPGKAYKDSKLCNMITTQELHRRLHADTGITFTSLYPGCVADTPLFRNTPKAFQTIFPWFQKNITGGYVSQALAGERVADVVANPDFAESGVHWSWGNRQKKDGQQFSQELSDKATDPDTARRVWELSMQLVGL, encoded by the coding sequence ATGTCCATGCCCGGCACCGTTCTGATTACTGGCACCACATCGGGTGTGGGCCTGAATGCCACACGTGCATTAGTGAGTCGAGGCTGGACGGTGATCACAGCCAACCGCAGCCCACAGCGGGCTGCGGCGGCTGCAGACGAACTGGACCTTCCCAAAGAGCGGCTGCAACACGTGTTGATGGATCTTGGCGATCTCGAGAGTGTGCGCCAAGCGGTTGATGCTCTGCCCGAGACGTTGGACGCTGTGGTTTGTAATGCAGCGGTTTACAAACCCAAGTTGAAGCAACCGGAGCGTTCGCCTCAGGGCTATGAAATTTCAATGGCCACCAACCACTTCGGCCATTTCCTGCTGGTGCAGCTGCTGCTGGGTCGCCTGCAGAACTCCAGCCATCCCTCCAAGCGGGTGGTGATTCTGGGAACCGTCACTGCGAACTCCAAAGAACTGGGTGGAAAGATTCCAATCCCGGCCCCTGCTGATCTTGGTGACCTGTCTGGCTTCGAGGCCGGCTTCAAAGACCCCATTGCGATGGCCAGTGGCAAGCCCTTCAAGCCTGGCAAGGCCTACAAAGACAGCAAGCTTTGCAACATGATCACCACCCAGGAGTTGCATCGCCGCTTGCACGCGGACACAGGAATCACCTTCACTTCGCTCTATCCAGGTTGCGTCGCAGACACACCGCTGTTCCGCAACACCCCCAAGGCCTTTCAGACGATCTTTCCCTGGTTCCAGAAGAACATCACTGGCGGTTACGTCTCTCAAGCACTAGCGGGTGAACGGGTTGCAGACGTTGTCGCCAATCCCGATTTCGCCGAATCGGGCGTGCACTGGAGCTGGGGCAACCGGCAAAAGAAGGATGGTCAGCAATTCAGCCAGGAGCTGTCTGACAAGGCCACCGACCCAGACACCGCCCGACGGGTCTGGGAACTATCGATGCAGCTGGTGGGACTCTGA
- the bchL gene encoding ferredoxin:protochlorophyllide reductase (ATP-dependent) iron-sulfur ATP-binding protein → MTTTLKRPVDGDGSVQVHQDPSVNIEEETLVIAVYGKGGIGKSTTSSNLSAAFSKLGKRVLQIGCDPKHDSTFTLTHKMVPTVIDILEEVDFHSEELRPEDFVFTGFNGVQCVESGGPPAGTGCGGYVTGQTVKLLKEHHLLEDTDVVIFDVLGDVVCGGFAAPLQHANYCLIVTANDFDSIFAMNRIVQAIQAKAKNYKVRLGGVVANRSADTDQIDKFNARTGLRTMAHFKDVDAIRRSRLKKCTIFEMDDDDEAVQAVREEYLRLAQNMLDKVEPLEATSLKDREIFDLLGFD, encoded by the coding sequence ATGACCACGACCCTGAAGCGTCCTGTTGACGGCGACGGCAGTGTTCAGGTCCATCAGGACCCCTCAGTAAACATCGAAGAGGAAACCCTGGTCATTGCCGTTTACGGCAAGGGGGGCATCGGCAAATCCACCACCTCCTCCAACCTCTCCGCTGCATTCTCCAAATTGGGCAAGCGGGTGCTGCAGATCGGCTGTGACCCCAAGCACGACAGCACCTTCACCCTCACCCACAAGATGGTGCCGACGGTGATCGACATCCTTGAGGAAGTCGACTTCCACAGCGAAGAGCTGCGTCCAGAAGACTTCGTCTTCACCGGCTTCAACGGTGTGCAGTGCGTCGAAAGCGGCGGCCCACCGGCAGGGACCGGTTGTGGTGGTTATGTCACCGGCCAGACCGTGAAGTTGCTGAAGGAACATCACCTGCTGGAAGACACCGACGTGGTGATCTTTGACGTGTTGGGCGACGTGGTCTGCGGTGGCTTTGCTGCGCCCCTGCAGCACGCCAACTACTGCCTGATCGTGACGGCCAACGATTTCGATTCGATCTTCGCGATGAACCGGATCGTTCAGGCGATTCAAGCCAAAGCCAAGAACTACAAGGTGCGGCTCGGGGGGGTCGTGGCCAACCGCTCGGCTGACACCGATCAGATCGACAAATTTAATGCGCGCACGGGCCTGCGCACCATGGCCCATTTCAAGGATGTGGATGCGATCCGTCGATCACGGCTCAAGAAGTGCACGATCTTCGAAATGGATGATGACGACGAGGCGGTTCAAGCCGTCCGTGAGGAATATCTGCGCCTGGCGCAGAACATGCTCGACAAGGTCGAGCCCCTCGAAGCCACATCGCTGAAAGACCGGGAGATCTTCGACCTCCTCGGCTTCGACTGA
- a CDS encoding ferredoxin:protochlorophyllide reductase (ATP-dependent) subunit B, whose translation MELTLWTYEGPPHVGAMRIAASMHGVHYVLHAPQGDTYADLLFTMIERRGQRPPVTYTTFQARDLGGDTAELVKRHVQEAADRFQPDALLVGESCTAELIQDQPGALAQGMGLTMPVVTLELPAYSKKENWGAAETFYQLMRGLLKQTVPQQPDHDVKAWKHEGRRPRVNLLGPSLLGFRCRDDVLEVQRLLSLHGIDVGVVAPLGAGVEDILRLPQADLNVCLYPEVAESSCSWLERNFGIPFSKTVPIGMGATHDFLVEVHDLLGMSPPEAAEGYQRSRMPWYSESVDSTYLTGKRVFIFGDGTHAIAAARICSEELGFTVVGLGSYSREMARPVRAAAKQLGLEALICDDYLAVEAAMAEAAPELVLGTQMERHSAKRLGVPCAVISTPMHVQDVPARHSPQMGWEGANVIFDSWVHPLMMGLEEHLIGMFRHDFEFVDGHQSHLGHTGGAGAGNGNEGLHESGSLQEAPSGQLVWTVDGEAELKKIPFFVRGKVRRNAESYAREVGCKEINSETLYDAKAHYKA comes from the coding sequence ATGGAACTAACGCTCTGGACTTACGAAGGCCCCCCCCATGTGGGAGCCATGCGCATCGCCGCCTCAATGCATGGGGTTCACTACGTGCTTCATGCACCCCAGGGCGACACCTATGCCGATCTTCTGTTCACGATGATCGAACGCCGCGGGCAGCGACCACCGGTGACTTACACCACCTTTCAGGCCAGAGATCTGGGAGGCGACACCGCAGAACTGGTCAAGCGGCATGTGCAAGAAGCAGCGGATCGCTTTCAACCCGATGCTCTGCTTGTGGGAGAGAGCTGCACGGCCGAATTGATCCAGGATCAGCCCGGTGCACTGGCGCAGGGTATGGGACTAACCATGCCCGTCGTCACCCTGGAGCTACCCGCCTACAGCAAGAAGGAGAACTGGGGAGCAGCAGAGACCTTCTACCAACTGATGCGTGGACTGCTGAAACAGACCGTGCCGCAACAGCCGGACCACGATGTGAAGGCTTGGAAGCACGAAGGTCGTCGGCCAAGAGTGAATCTGCTCGGACCGTCCCTGTTGGGGTTCCGTTGTCGAGACGATGTCCTTGAAGTGCAGCGATTGCTGTCACTTCATGGCATCGACGTTGGCGTTGTCGCACCGCTTGGTGCGGGTGTGGAAGACATCCTTCGGCTGCCCCAGGCGGACTTGAACGTATGCCTTTATCCAGAAGTGGCTGAATCCAGCTGCAGCTGGCTGGAACGCAACTTCGGCATCCCGTTCAGCAAGACGGTGCCAATTGGAATGGGGGCTACCCACGATTTTCTTGTGGAAGTGCATGATCTGCTGGGGATGTCCCCTCCAGAAGCCGCAGAGGGATACCAGCGATCCCGCATGCCCTGGTATTCCGAATCCGTGGATTCCACCTACCTCACGGGCAAGCGGGTGTTCATCTTCGGGGATGGCACCCACGCCATTGCAGCAGCAAGGATCTGCAGCGAAGAGCTGGGATTCACCGTGGTGGGGCTGGGGTCTTACAGCAGGGAAATGGCCAGACCCGTTCGCGCCGCAGCCAAACAACTGGGGCTTGAGGCCCTCATCTGTGATGACTACCTAGCGGTCGAAGCAGCCATGGCCGAGGCAGCTCCCGAACTGGTCCTGGGAACGCAGATGGAGCGGCACAGCGCCAAACGACTGGGGGTTCCCTGCGCTGTGATCAGTACGCCGATGCATGTTCAGGATGTTCCGGCCCGCCATAGCCCTCAGATGGGCTGGGAAGGCGCGAATGTGATCTTCGACTCCTGGGTCCACCCATTGATGATGGGCCTTGAGGAGCACCTGATCGGCATGTTCCGCCATGACTTCGAGTTTGTGGATGGACACCAGAGTCATCTGGGTCATACGGGGGGAGCGGGTGCCGGCAACGGCAACGAGGGACTGCATGAATCTGGCTCCCTGCAGGAGGCCCCATCAGGCCAGCTGGTCTGGACCGTCGATGGCGAAGCAGAACTGAAGAAGATCCCATTCTTCGTGCGTGGAAAAGTTCGACGCAATGCCGAGTCGTATGCCCGAGAGGTGGGCTGTAAGGAAATCAACAGCGAAACGCTCTATGACGCCAAAGCCCACTACAAGGCATGA